A part of Leifsonia xyli subsp. xyli str. CTCB07 genomic DNA contains:
- a CDS encoding nicotinate phosphoribosyltransferase has protein sequence MTESSALLTDRYELTMVDAALLAGTHDRECVFEAFTRRLPPGRRYGVLAGTGRLLGLLREFRFHDEELDYLRENAIVRPETVDWLAGYRFSGTIRGYREGEVFFPGSPFLIVEAPFAEGVILETLILSIVNYDSAVASAASRMVTAAGGRPVAEMGSRRTGERSAVAAARAAYIAGFGATSNLEAGRSWGVPTMGTAAHAFTLLHDSEEDAFRAQIAALGSGTTLLVDTFDVERGIETAVRVAGTRLGAVRLDSGDLPALVRQVREQLDSLGATSTRITVTNDLDEFTIAALSASPVDSYGVGTSVVTGSGSPASGMVYKLVAHRSQNGDGEWTPVAKKSDSKASVGGRKHPVRRVDASGRALAEAIHLVKEGDVPDGSGRALLVPLVTNGEVHREHLGAEGVRRARSHRAMAVRELPDHAFRLSRGDPALPTIFE, from the coding sequence GTGACCGAGTCCTCCGCGCTCCTGACCGACCGCTACGAACTCACCATGGTGGATGCCGCGCTGCTGGCGGGCACCCACGACCGCGAGTGCGTCTTCGAGGCGTTCACACGGCGTCTGCCGCCGGGACGGCGCTATGGCGTCCTCGCCGGGACGGGACGCCTCCTTGGACTGCTGCGGGAGTTCCGCTTCCACGACGAGGAGCTCGACTATCTGCGCGAGAACGCGATCGTGCGCCCGGAGACGGTCGATTGGCTCGCCGGGTACCGCTTCTCTGGCACAATCCGGGGATACCGCGAGGGCGAGGTGTTCTTTCCCGGGTCACCGTTCCTGATCGTAGAGGCGCCGTTCGCCGAAGGGGTCATCCTCGAAACCCTGATCCTCAGCATCGTCAACTACGACTCGGCTGTGGCTTCCGCGGCCTCTCGCATGGTCACGGCGGCCGGTGGCCGCCCGGTCGCCGAGATGGGATCGCGCCGCACCGGCGAGCGCAGCGCCGTCGCCGCCGCCCGGGCCGCCTACATCGCCGGTTTCGGAGCGACCTCGAACCTGGAGGCCGGCCGATCGTGGGGCGTGCCGACGATGGGGACGGCCGCACACGCCTTCACCCTCCTGCACGACAGCGAAGAGGACGCTTTCCGCGCCCAGATCGCCGCGCTCGGCTCCGGGACGACACTGCTGGTCGACACCTTCGACGTCGAGCGGGGGATCGAAACGGCCGTGCGCGTGGCGGGCACCCGGCTCGGGGCCGTGCGGCTCGACTCGGGCGATCTGCCGGCCCTCGTCCGCCAGGTGCGGGAACAGCTGGATTCGCTCGGTGCGACGAGCACACGCATCACGGTCACCAACGACCTCGACGAGTTCACGATCGCGGCGCTCTCAGCGTCCCCGGTCGACTCGTACGGTGTCGGGACCTCGGTCGTCACCGGCTCCGGCTCCCCCGCGTCCGGGATGGTCTACAAGCTCGTCGCCCACCGCAGCCAGAACGGCGACGGCGAGTGGACCCCGGTGGCCAAGAAGTCGGACAGCAAGGCGAGCGTCGGCGGGAGGAAGCACCCGGTGCGGCGGGTGGACGCGTCCGGGCGGGCCCTCGCCGAGGCGATCCACCTCGTGAAGGAGGGGGACGTCCCGGACGGCAGCGGGCGGGCTCTACTGGTGCCGCTGGTCACCAACGGGGAGGTGCATCGCGAGCATCTGGGCGCAGAGGGTGTGCGCCGCGCCCGGAGCCACCGGGCGATGGCAGTGCGGGAACTTCCGGATCACGCTTTCCGCCTGAGCCGTGGCGACCCGGCGCTGCCGACGATCTTCGAGTGA
- the rdgB gene encoding RdgB/HAM1 family non-canonical purine NTP pyrophosphatase, giving the protein MVRVVLATHNRNKALEFQQILGDAVPGLQIVGYDGPEPVEDGITFEQNALIKARAAAERTGMIALADDSGICVDAMGGAPGIFSARWAGRHGDAQANLRLLLDQLADLPDSSRAAHFTATLALVTPEGETTVVEGVWPGRIAREARGGHGHGYDPIFLPDGHDVTAAELGPEAKNAESHRARAFAAIVPVLRALSRPGN; this is encoded by the coding sequence ATGGTCCGCGTCGTCCTCGCCACCCACAACCGGAACAAGGCGCTCGAGTTCCAGCAGATTTTGGGGGATGCCGTCCCCGGCCTCCAGATCGTCGGCTATGACGGTCCCGAGCCGGTCGAGGACGGCATCACCTTCGAGCAGAACGCGCTCATCAAGGCGCGCGCCGCCGCCGAGCGCACCGGGATGATCGCGCTCGCCGATGATTCCGGCATCTGCGTCGACGCGATGGGCGGCGCTCCGGGCATCTTCTCCGCGCGCTGGGCGGGGCGCCACGGTGACGCACAGGCCAATCTGCGGCTCCTCCTCGATCAGCTCGCCGATCTGCCGGACTCCTCCCGTGCCGCGCACTTCACCGCCACGCTCGCACTGGTCACACCGGAGGGCGAAACGACCGTCGTGGAGGGTGTCTGGCCCGGCCGGATCGCCCGCGAGGCCCGCGGTGGCCACGGTCACGGCTACGACCCGATCTTCCTCCCCGACGGCCACGACGTGACCGCGGCGGAGCTGGGGCCGGAGGCGAAGAACGCGGAGAGCCATCGGGCCCGCGCGTTCGCGGCGATCGTGCCGGTGCTGCGAGCGCTGAGCCGGCCCGGGAACTGA
- the rph gene encoding ribonuclease PH — MTDTIRADGRTADQLRPVTIERAWNRKAEGSALVSFGGTRVLCTASFTNGVPRWMSGKGRGWVTAEYAMLPRSTNDRMDRESVKGRIGGRTHEISRLIGRSLRAVVDMKALGENTIVLDCDVLQADGGTRTAAITGAYVALADALEWGREHRFIGQKAAPLLDSVSAVSVGIVDGSPMLDLAYTEDVRAETDMNVVVTGRGLFVEVQGTAEGAPFDRSELNGLLDLALAGTTALVAVQSAALAAPAPGCEG, encoded by the coding sequence GTGACCGACACCATCCGCGCCGACGGGCGCACCGCCGACCAGCTGCGACCGGTCACCATCGAGCGCGCCTGGAATCGGAAGGCGGAGGGCTCCGCCCTCGTCTCCTTCGGTGGCACGCGCGTGCTGTGTACGGCCTCGTTCACCAACGGCGTCCCGCGCTGGATGTCGGGCAAAGGCCGCGGTTGGGTCACTGCCGAGTACGCTATGCTCCCGCGTTCGACCAACGATCGCATGGATCGGGAGTCGGTTAAGGGCCGCATCGGTGGGCGCACGCACGAGATCAGCCGGCTGATCGGACGCAGCCTCCGCGCGGTGGTGGACATGAAGGCGCTCGGCGAGAACACGATCGTGCTCGACTGCGATGTCCTCCAGGCCGACGGCGGCACGCGCACCGCCGCGATCACCGGCGCTTATGTCGCGCTCGCCGACGCGCTCGAGTGGGGCCGCGAGCACCGTTTCATCGGGCAGAAGGCAGCCCCTCTCCTCGACTCGGTCTCGGCGGTCTCCGTCGGCATCGTCGACGGCTCCCCGATGCTCGACCTCGCCTACACCGAGGATGTCCGCGCCGAGACCGACATGAATGTCGTCGTCACTGGCCGTGGCCTGTTCGTGGAGGTGCAGGGCACCGCCGAGGGCGCACCGTTCGACCGCAGCGAGCTGAACGGCCTTCTCGATCTGGCGCTCGCCGGCACGACGGCGCTGGTCGCTGTCCAGTCCGCCGCTCTCGCCGCCCCGGCGCCGGGGTGCGAGGGCTGA
- a CDS encoding DUF3039 domain-containing protein: protein MDHASISEPGGMPSGGGATTLDRELEELTQSIEPGDHERFSHYVKKEQILESAMTGKPVKALCGKMWTPGRDPEKFPVCPSCREIYEKLRDE, encoded by the coding sequence ATGGACCACGCCAGCATCTCCGAACCCGGCGGCATGCCGTCTGGCGGCGGCGCCACGACCCTCGATCGCGAGCTGGAGGAACTCACCCAGAGCATCGAGCCCGGCGACCATGAGCGCTTCTCGCACTACGTGAAGAAAGAGCAGATCCTCGAGTCGGCGATGACCGGGAAGCCGGTCAAAGCGCTGTGCGGCAAAATGTGGACACCGGGCCGCGACCCAGAGAAATTCCCGGTCTGCCCGTCCTGCAGGGAGATCTACGAGAAGCTGCGAGACGAGTGA
- a CDS encoding DedA family protein — MIHHADLIPWLKPETIISAAGPWALLVVCGIVFSETGLLIGFLLPGDTLLVISGLLTNTSQVFGVDIWWVFLFIAMSAFLGGEVGYLIGHKAGPRVFERKESGLFSMENVRRTNLFFDRFGALAIIVARFVPIVRTFAPVAAGVGHMSYKKYSLYNAIGALIWGAGLTLFGYLIGYIPPVATFVSKYIDIILIGAVVITLIPTLFHYVQTIRKAKKKRLAEEEQAKTAASTQPTPDA, encoded by the coding sequence TTGATCCATCACGCTGATCTCATCCCCTGGCTCAAACCCGAGACGATCATCTCCGCCGCGGGGCCGTGGGCTCTCCTGGTCGTCTGCGGGATCGTGTTCTCCGAGACCGGGCTCCTGATCGGCTTCCTGCTCCCGGGCGACACGCTGCTGGTGATCTCGGGGCTGCTCACCAACACCTCGCAGGTCTTCGGCGTCGATATCTGGTGGGTTTTCCTCTTCATCGCCATGTCGGCCTTCCTCGGCGGCGAGGTCGGCTATCTGATCGGCCACAAGGCTGGACCACGCGTGTTCGAGCGCAAGGAGAGCGGCCTGTTCAGCATGGAGAACGTGCGCCGCACGAACCTCTTCTTCGACCGCTTCGGCGCCCTGGCCATCATCGTCGCCCGGTTCGTCCCGATCGTGCGCACCTTCGCGCCGGTCGCCGCCGGCGTCGGCCACATGAGCTACAAGAAGTACTCGCTCTACAACGCGATCGGAGCGCTGATCTGGGGCGCGGGTCTCACACTGTTCGGGTACCTCATCGGATACATCCCGCCCGTCGCCACGTTCGTCTCGAAGTACATCGACATCATCCTGATCGGCGCGGTCGTCATCACGCTCATCCCCACGCTCTTCCACTACGTCCAGACGATACGCAAAGCCAAGAAGAAGCGCCTGGCCGAGGAGGAACAGGCCAAAACGGCGGCGTCCACACAGCCGACGCCGGACGCCTGA
- the murI gene encoding glutamate racemase: MTDAPIGIFDSGVGGLTVARAIRDQLPNESILYVGDTTHSPYGPKPIADVRRYSLEVLDLLVEQGVKLLVIACNTASSAVLRDARERYAVPVVEVIQPAVRRAVAATRTGRVGVIGTVGTIASRAYEDAFAAAPDLRLFPRACPRFVEFVETGVTSGDEVLRVAAEYLQPLRDADVDTLVLGCTHYPFLEGAISYVMGEGVSLVSSDIETAKDVYRILVSGGFERHDSAPPTVRYEATGLDAEHFLRLAHRFIGPEVSQVDLVQTGVIDLSL; the protein is encoded by the coding sequence GTGACGGATGCGCCGATTGGGATCTTCGACTCGGGTGTCGGCGGCCTGACCGTCGCCCGGGCGATCCGCGACCAGCTGCCGAATGAGTCGATCCTCTATGTGGGCGACACCACTCACTCGCCCTATGGGCCCAAGCCGATCGCCGATGTGCGCCGATATTCGCTTGAGGTGCTCGACCTCCTCGTAGAGCAGGGCGTCAAGCTGCTCGTCATCGCCTGCAACACTGCCTCCTCCGCCGTGCTGAGGGACGCACGCGAGCGCTACGCGGTCCCGGTGGTGGAGGTCATCCAGCCGGCCGTGCGGCGCGCTGTGGCTGCGACCCGCACCGGACGTGTCGGCGTGATCGGGACCGTGGGAACCATTGCTTCCCGTGCCTACGAGGATGCCTTCGCAGCCGCGCCCGACCTGCGTCTCTTCCCGCGGGCGTGCCCGCGGTTCGTGGAGTTCGTGGAGACCGGCGTCACGAGCGGCGATGAGGTCCTGCGCGTCGCCGCCGAGTACCTTCAGCCGCTCCGAGACGCCGATGTGGACACCCTCGTCCTCGGCTGCACTCACTATCCGTTCCTCGAAGGCGCCATCTCCTACGTTATGGGGGAGGGCGTCTCGCTCGTCTCCAGCGACATCGAGACCGCGAAGGATGTGTACCGCATCCTCGTCAGCGGGGGGTTCGAGCGTCACGATTCCGCGCCGCCCACGGTCCGCTATGAGGCGACCGGCCTCGATGCCGAACACTTCCTGCGCCTCGCTCACCGGTTCATCGGCCCGGAGGTCTCCCAGGTCGACCTGGTGCAGACGGGCGTGATCGACCTGTCGCTCTGA